The following proteins are co-located in the Mesorhizobium sp. M1E.F.Ca.ET.045.02.1.1 genome:
- the ftsZ gene encoding cell division protein FtsZ — MTAKPEILEMRPKITVVGVGGAGGNAVNNMIAEGLQGVEFVVANTDAQALTMSKSSRLIQLGAHVTEGLGAGSLPQVGSAAAEESIDEIMDHLAGTHMCFITAGMGGGTGTGAAPIIARAARDAGILTVAVVTKPFAFEGKRRTQAAEEGIERLRESADTVIVIPNQNLFRVADARTTFADAFAMADRVLYAGVGCITDLIVKEGLINLDFADVKSVMRDMGRAMMGTGEASGEGRARTAAEAAIANPLLDEASMTGARGLLVSICGGMDMTLFEVDEAATRIREEVDADADIIVGAIFDQALAGKFRVSVVATGLRKGVDMAQLEQRIA, encoded by the coding sequence ATGACTGCCAAGCCGGAAATCCTCGAGATGAGGCCTAAGATCACCGTTGTCGGGGTCGGCGGCGCTGGCGGAAACGCCGTCAACAACATGATCGCCGAAGGATTGCAAGGCGTCGAGTTCGTCGTCGCCAATACTGACGCCCAGGCGCTCACCATGTCGAAGTCGTCGCGACTGATCCAGTTGGGTGCGCATGTGACCGAGGGCCTGGGCGCTGGATCCTTGCCTCAGGTCGGCAGCGCGGCCGCGGAGGAATCCATCGACGAGATCATGGATCATCTGGCGGGAACGCACATGTGTTTCATCACCGCTGGCATGGGGGGCGGCACGGGGACCGGCGCCGCGCCCATTATTGCGCGTGCCGCGCGCGATGCCGGCATTCTGACGGTGGCCGTGGTCACCAAGCCTTTCGCGTTCGAAGGCAAGCGCAGGACCCAGGCCGCCGAGGAAGGCATAGAACGCCTTCGCGAGAGCGCCGATACGGTGATCGTCATCCCGAACCAGAACCTATTCAGGGTGGCCGACGCCAGGACAACATTTGCCGACGCATTTGCCATGGCGGACCGTGTTCTCTACGCCGGTGTCGGCTGCATCACGGATCTGATCGTGAAAGAGGGTCTGATCAATCTCGACTTCGCCGACGTCAAGTCGGTGATGCGGGACATGGGCCGAGCGATGATGGGAACCGGCGAGGCCTCCGGGGAAGGCCGTGCAAGGACGGCCGCCGAGGCTGCAATTGCCAACCCGCTCCTCGACGAAGCCTCCATGACAGGCGCCAGAGGCCTGCTTGTTTCGATTTGCGGCGGCATGGACATGACACTCTTCGAGGTCGATGAAGCAGCGACACGGATACGGGAAGAGGTCGACGCCGACGCCGATATCATCGTCGGCGCCATCTTCGATCAGGCGTTGGCTGGGAAATTCCGGGTGTCGGTCGTCGCAACGGGCCTGCGGAAGGGCGTGGACATGGCGCAGCTTGAGCAAAGGATTGCTTGA
- the selA gene encoding L-seryl-tRNA(Sec) selenium transferase gives MTSLPTSRLRDLPSVDRVLRTPLAAAAVERFGQQSTTRAIRDALEEARAACRTGTEVPEPSDLAADALLRLKAAERPSLRPVFNLTGTVLHTNLGRALIANEALEAMRAAMSEAVALEFDIGTGRRGERDDHLRALICELTGAEDATVVNNNAAAVLLVLNTLSLGREAVVSRGELIEIGGSFRMPDIMTRSGAKLVEVGTTNRTHPKDYLSAIGPATGVVFKVHTSNYRIDGFTAEVSARELSAIAKERGVPLVHDLGSGTLIDLAQYGLKHEPTVREAIADGAELVTFSGDKLLGGPQAGFIVGRKDLLDEVNRNPMKRALRLDKLRLAALEATLKLYRNPDRLVERLPTLRLLARPAVDIAAQARRLAPVLSNVLGDEFVVEVVDCRSQVGSGALPLDTLPSAGLAISHQSGSGQALEMLAAALRALPVPVIGRIEKQALMLDLRCLEDEAGLAANLASFPPGGGGAVA, from the coding sequence ATGACCAGTCTGCCCACAAGCCGCCTGCGCGATCTCCCGTCAGTCGATCGCGTGCTGAGGACCCCGCTCGCGGCCGCGGCGGTCGAGCGCTTCGGCCAGCAGTCCACGACGCGCGCCATCCGCGATGCGCTGGAAGAAGCACGGGCGGCTTGCCGTACCGGAACTGAAGTGCCCGAGCCGAGCGATCTCGCCGCCGACGCGCTCCTCCGCCTCAAGGCCGCCGAGCGCCCATCGCTGCGCCCGGTTTTCAACCTGACCGGCACCGTGCTGCACACCAATCTCGGCCGTGCACTGATCGCGAACGAAGCTTTGGAGGCGATGCGCGCTGCCATGAGTGAAGCAGTGGCGCTCGAATTCGACATCGGGACCGGCAGACGCGGCGAACGTGACGATCATCTGCGGGCCCTCATATGCGAGCTCACCGGGGCCGAGGACGCAACCGTCGTCAACAACAACGCGGCCGCGGTGCTTCTCGTCCTCAACACGCTGTCGCTTGGCCGCGAGGCCGTCGTGTCACGCGGCGAGCTGATCGAGATCGGCGGCTCGTTCCGCATGCCGGACATCATGACCCGCTCGGGCGCGAAACTCGTAGAGGTCGGCACCACCAACCGTACGCATCCCAAGGACTATCTGTCGGCCATCGGTCCGGCGACCGGGGTCGTCTTCAAGGTGCACACGTCGAACTACCGGATCGATGGGTTCACGGCGGAGGTCTCTGCGCGCGAGCTTTCGGCGATCGCCAAGGAGCGCGGGGTGCCTCTCGTCCACGATCTCGGCTCGGGCACGCTCATCGATCTTGCCCAATACGGCCTCAAGCACGAACCCACCGTGCGCGAGGCGATTGCGGACGGCGCCGAGCTCGTCACCTTCTCGGGCGACAAGCTGCTCGGAGGACCGCAGGCCGGTTTCATCGTCGGCCGGAAGGATCTTCTTGACGAGGTCAACCGAAACCCGATGAAGCGGGCGCTTCGCCTCGACAAGCTCCGCCTGGCCGCGCTGGAGGCGACGCTGAAGCTCTACCGCAATCCGGATCGCTTGGTGGAACGTCTGCCGACGCTGAGGCTGCTCGCGCGCCCCGCTGTTGATATTGCCGCGCAGGCCCGGCGCCTCGCTCCCGTACTTTCCAATGTTCTGGGCGATGAATTTGTAGTGGAGGTGGTGGACTGCCGAAGCCAGGTCGGATCGGGCGCATTACCACTCGACACCCTGCCGAGCGCCGGGCTTGCCATCAGCCACCAATCGGGAAGCGGTCAAGCCCTGGAAATGCTTGCGGCGGCATTGCGGGCGCTGCCCGTTCCGGTGATCGGACGCATCGAAAAGCAGGCACTCATGCTCGATCTGCGCTGCCTCGAAGACGAGGCCGGCTTGGCGGCCAATCTTGCGAGCTTCCCTCCAGGAGGCGGTGGTGCGGTGGCTTGA
- a CDS encoding tetratricopeptide repeat protein has product MRWLDRLARKPARISAADQLAVAIDAARRGDYATALAIWEPLARSGSARAQNNIGACFAEGLGVERDSDLAFRWLALAAEAGDPVGQRNLASLCFRGEGVEQNYRRAAELYRAAAEQGDGPAQDMLSWMLLEGEVIEPDFAEARRWALAAAAQGIASAMTRIGMLCHNALGMPRDPAEAVRWWRRAALLGDTDGQAMLGAACHLGAGVPADPVEAYAWLLRAQAGGSVIAGRYVDAARAALTMREIAEAERRATLPLEEPAP; this is encoded by the coding sequence GTGCGGTGGCTTGATCGTCTGGCGCGCAAACCGGCCCGAATATCCGCTGCTGACCAGTTGGCGGTCGCCATCGACGCTGCCAGGCGGGGCGACTACGCCACGGCTCTCGCCATCTGGGAGCCGCTGGCGCGGTCGGGATCGGCTCGCGCCCAAAACAATATCGGCGCCTGCTTCGCCGAGGGGCTCGGCGTCGAACGAGACAGCGATCTCGCCTTCCGCTGGCTGGCGCTCGCCGCCGAAGCCGGGGATCCGGTCGGGCAGCGGAACCTCGCCTCGCTCTGTTTCCGTGGCGAAGGCGTCGAACAGAATTACCGCCGCGCGGCCGAACTCTATCGGGCCGCGGCGGAGCAGGGCGACGGACCGGCGCAAGACATGTTGAGCTGGATGCTGCTCGAGGGTGAGGTGATCGAGCCTGACTTTGCCGAAGCGCGGCGTTGGGCGCTGGCTGCCGCCGCGCAGGGCATCGCATCGGCGATGACCCGTATCGGCATGCTCTGCCACAATGCCCTCGGCATGCCGCGCGATCCTGCCGAAGCGGTCCGCTGGTGGCGCAGGGCCGCGTTGCTCGGCGATACGGACGGTCAGGCCATGCTCGGCGCCGCCTGCCATCTCGGGGCTGGCGTTCCAGCCGACCCTGTCGAAGCCTATGCGTGGCTCCTGCGCGCGCAAGCAGGCGGCAGTGTAATCGCAGGCCGGTACGTGGACGCGGCGCGCGCTGCTCTCACCATGCGCGAAATCGCTGAGGCTGAACGCCGCGCTACGTTGCCGCTCGAGGAGCCTGCGCCATGA
- a CDS encoding site-2 protease family protein, with product MQWSYPILRVGGTEIRIHLTFLLLLAWIGIAYFQGGGTSAAIEGVGFIGAVFACVVLHELGHAAAASRYGIRTPKITLLPIGGVAELERLPEKPSEEIVVALAGPLVNVVIAAFLVVALGTTVGIDALTSMDNPRVAFVARLAAVNIWLVLFNLIPAFPMDGGRVLRAFLATRYNRVRATEIAGTVGQFAAFAFGFIGLVAGNVLLIFVAIFVYLAATAETQAMGLEAAARAVNVRDVMISRFESLPATATLDEAAQALLRTTQHEFPIVDGGGRLRGVLTREGLVAGLQQRGGQAPVIEAMAANIPVVRDYEKLIKALEPLRSGAAPAVGVVDAGGRLVGYVIIENIGELMLLRSAVAS from the coding sequence ATGCAGTGGTCCTACCCGATCCTCCGTGTCGGCGGCACCGAGATCCGCATCCACCTGACCTTCCTGCTGCTGCTCGCCTGGATCGGCATCGCCTATTTCCAGGGGGGTGGAACGTCGGCTGCAATCGAGGGCGTCGGCTTCATCGGCGCCGTGTTCGCCTGCGTGGTATTGCATGAGCTCGGCCATGCCGCGGCCGCTAGTCGCTACGGCATCCGAACTCCAAAGATCACGCTCTTGCCGATCGGCGGCGTCGCGGAGCTGGAGCGGCTACCCGAGAAGCCGTCGGAAGAGATCGTCGTGGCGCTCGCCGGCCCGCTGGTCAATGTCGTCATTGCCGCTTTCCTCGTCGTAGCACTCGGGACCACCGTCGGTATCGACGCGCTGACGTCGATGGATAACCCGCGTGTCGCGTTCGTGGCTCGCCTCGCCGCCGTCAACATCTGGCTGGTTCTGTTCAACCTCATTCCGGCCTTTCCGATGGATGGCGGGCGCGTGCTGCGCGCCTTCCTCGCCACGCGCTACAATCGCGTGCGCGCGACGGAGATTGCGGGGACGGTCGGTCAGTTCGCCGCCTTCGCCTTCGGCTTCATCGGTCTCGTCGCCGGCAACGTGCTGCTCATATTCGTCGCGATCTTCGTCTACCTCGCCGCCACTGCGGAAACCCAGGCGATGGGGCTCGAGGCAGCGGCGCGTGCCGTTAACGTCCGCGACGTCATGATCAGCCGGTTCGAAAGCCTGCCGGCGACCGCGACCCTCGACGAGGCGGCACAGGCGCTGTTGCGCACGACGCAACACGAGTTTCCGATCGTCGACGGTGGCGGCAGGCTGCGCGGCGTGCTGACGCGTGAGGGGCTTGTCGCGGGCCTCCAGCAGCGCGGTGGTCAAGCTCCTGTGATCGAGGCAATGGCCGCAAATATCCCGGTGGTGCGAGACTATGAGAAGCTCATCAAGGCGCTCGAACCCCTGAGAAGCGGGGCTGCACCTGCGGTCGGCGTGGTGGATGCCGGAGGCCGTTTGGTCGGCTATGTCATCATCGAAAACATCGGCGAGCTCATGCTGCTGCGCAGCGCCGTCGCAAGCTGA